gaaACGTTGCAATTGCTCACTGTGatattagacacataaagttGCTCACCGTTTGATgggatacattttaattatacacaattcctttggacacatttcatttgtGCATCGTTCAATTGGACATGTTGTTTTTGGATATAACacatgtttttgtataaaattgtattaaaatatatacacacgcatatatgtatgtacaattttgaaattttttgacatttattattaacttcatttggtaaataaatatttgttacagttcgtttacaaacaattcttttgcgcacagttcttttgcgcacatttcttctGCGCACAGTTTTTTTGCGCATATTTCTTTTGCACACATTTTAGACACGGGTCCGATCGGACACTGTAACATGtactttataaattgtaaagcgaggtccaccCTGCCTACTGGCGGGGTGAGTGTGGGAGGGGGGTCGAAGGCCCTCCTTCCATCCCCccatgtgtgtgcgcgcgcgcgcgtgcttcctgttcatgcatgtactttggtatatttcaaactttttttattaatatctttttaataaacaacgagcgacgattaaattagaagaaaaggtTACTCCTACTAGAATTATGTccttgataatattaatgtgatcgtaattaattgaaatcggAGTCGCTCTTAAGGTTTACTAATATCTCTCCCGCCACCATTATTGCATtagttttttcgtttttcaagGCAAATATAAACCAGTAaacgttttaattagtttttctgTGACCAACAAACGATTGCGCATTGATTGAACTaagattgaaacaaaaataatatctttccagctaatttcacataaaattttattttcgtattttcaaaaaaaaaatattatctaacaaACATTGTAATTAGGTCAACTATCATCAACAAACGACCAACAAacgattcgtaaaaaaaaaattataaaagtgaatattGACCGGCTAACTTTATGAAGCTAGGAAGTATATAAGGAAGTTAGCGATCTAGTATTGTATAGAAGTCTGTGCTGACAAGTGTCCGAAGGAAgtgagaaagaaaatcataGTTGCCTCTCTCTCGTGAGTAACTGCTTGAAAGTGCGCATGCTCGCCATTTACTGACGCATACAAGCATCGTGTCTGTAGATAGACATACCTCCACAAATCAAtcatgtatttctttttaatgaataaatcatggaaaaaataagagaaaataaataaataaataaataaataatgaaatgcaTGAATcaagaaatgaataaaaataaataaatgagtcaaaatgaataaataataaaattggttaatgaataaataaataaatcgagtAAAAAGACGaatgaataaatgtaatgaacaaataattgtataaataaaaagtaaattaatcaatattgagATTTAGCAATCGatgcttaaataaatatattatatattataaatatataatattacatatttatttataataaatatataatataatatattatataataatatataataattaaaaatataataaatatataatattaaatatataaatatattaatatataatatataatatatttatttatgcatcgATTGATAAATCccaatattgattaatttattttttatttatacaattatttgttcGTTACATTTATTCATGGATTTTTTCactcgatttatttatttatctattaaccgattttattatatatttatcttttttcatttcttgacTCATGcatttcatcatttatttatttattctctatttttttccatgatttattcattaaaaaaaaacatatgcaTGATTGATTTGTGAAGATATGTATATCTACAGACAGACACAATGCTTGTATGCAGTAAATGGCGAGCATACGCACTTTCGAGCAGTTATTGAGAGTTCATGAGAGTTCATGAGAGAGAGGCAACtatgattttctttctcacttccttcaaacatatttttctaagaTAAAAGTATAGGCATTCCCCTTCTAGCACTATATGTTCTAAtagtgcaatatatttttgttagtaCTGCGTTGTCAGAAGAAatgttaatatacatttatatatatacattatatatacatataatgtatatatataatacaattatatatacataaaagtaatattttttgtgatataattataatagtagttatattattttgctcttttttatacttttacttctttttctctttactaATAAGTGCCGATGACCTTATATATGATTTCtgttatatgatttttcgatTGTTATTcagtattttaaaatcgattcttatattattttaccaaTTTTTCTTAGGAAAGTTTAAAcagcttttttttacaagagatTTCACACCAACGttctttataacaataaaaacattatacagTACGCAATTCCTAATTTTTTCAGCTCATAATACAAGtttatccatatttttatttatttcaaagtttgaaattataatgtttagcAATTCGTCATGTATATGTCGTAGgcaaatagttattttaggaaaatagCTTTTGATTAGACAAATGTTATTTGCCTGGTTAAATGGCTTTCATCCATTTATTCGTGTTTGAATGATATTTTCCTAGGCAAATGTTATTTGATTCAACGCTGTCAGACAAATGGTattcgttataattattaataaggtaattatttagtttaatgCTTTCACCTCAAATATCGATAGAAAAGTTTATGGAGACGGTGTATTCCGCCCCTCCTACGGGGGGGCTCCCagcattaaaattagacacattgGTCTGGATTGAATCTCGCTTCGCGTAAAAACACTTGTACACGCATGTGGAACTTTACTTCGCATAAAAAGTGTATGCGTAGAAACAGTGTGTTCCGCCCTCCCCCCCTTCGGAGGGACTCcactatcattaaaattagacatataaatttggcttgaacctcgctttgcgtgaaaagttgtaaacccatgtAAAATCGTttcacatgggtttacaacttttcacGCGAAGCAAGATTTCATATGAGTTTACAACTTTTTACGTAAAGTGACGTTCAACATAAacttatgtgtctaattttaatggtaGTGGAGCCCTTTTGTGGGGGTGGAACACGCTGTCTCCACGCATACACTTTTCTATCGATATTTGAAGTGAAAGcgttaaactaaataattagcTCAGAGAGAAATGCAAGATTGGATATACGTCTATTAGATGTCGGAGCCATTTAGTCTAGAACAACATCTAGAAATATCTGAGCTAGATGCCATGTAATTTtgtgtaattacattttttagacacaattaaaacttaatattcACACaagaacaatatattatttataaaacactcTTCGGGCTGCAAGTCATCTCTTGACATCTAATAGACATCTAATAGATCTTTAAGtaaacattaaagaaaaatagaaattctgttgttggaaaattaatctcaaaatatatttgtggtCATATACTAGAATTCACTTCGTATTATCAAGAAcatatttctatcaatatatcatatatgagTCTGGAGATTGATGTTTTTGGCTATAATTgaagagaaatagagatagCATATGTCTGTTTTCTTTTGCCACCTGTTTagtgtacaattattttaataatcggttattaattcaatgaatattattattttacggaAAATTCGCTAGTGATTGACTGTCTTAGGTTTATAGTTCATTTGCTTATCGCTATGAGGTGCactatttactatatatatcgaGATCAAGTTTTTGTCATGGAGTGTATATAAAGCCTGCAAAAGGTGATTAATAgcattataacaattatttctgtCAGTTTAATTTCTGACACTATTTTTTCAGGAAAATTCAGATATTGAATTGATTTTCGGAAAATTGGACAGATAAATGTCTGATCGGATATAAAGTGTCCAAATAAGTGGAAGAGGTTCATTACTGTCtacttaaaatgtaaaataaatattacatttcataACCGAATTACATGCTCTTGCTATAGTgcgaaaaattcaagaaagaatatttagGGCATAGAGCTAAATATTGAAAGCTTATTATATCCATATTGTAGATTCGGATTAAGTCATTGTATGTAATCTGGTGGATTAAATTCGTCTCAAACTGtgcattgaaaattaaagattggaatttgattaattaggACAAaaaagctaaattttttttgtcctgATTCgtcaaaattcaatttttaatttcaatctttaatgGTCTGGTTCAAGAAGTCTAGTAGACATGTTTAAAAGTGGTCATAACGACGTTTATCTAGATGCGAAAATCGATTTATCTTAGACGTATTGAATAGATGCCTACTATACATCTACTCGACTTTATGTTTCTCCCTgggttattaataattataacgaatACCATTTGCCTAACAGTTTAGTCAAATAACATTTGCCTAGGAAAATAGCATTTGCCTAAGAAAATGGCATcagacacaaaaataaatgggCGAAAATCATTTGACCAGGCAGATAGCATTTGTCTAGTCAAAATACTATTTTCCTAAAATAGTTTTGTTTACGACATATACAATGCTGTACTTAATTTCTTGTAGTTATAAAATCTAGAAgccaatatatatgattataatatatataatatgatttcacTTTTCACACAAGTTTACATACGACATAATTGCTATGCGTGAAAAATTTCACGTGAAATCTGAATgagtgaaaaatgaaaattgaaaatgaaaaatgaaaagtgaaaagttTTACATGAAATTACATGATCGACTTCTAGATATTTCCTTAGTCCAAGGGATCGATCATaaactttttgaaattaatggcaaaatttttcacttttcatgTTTTTACCCTAGAGAAAAAGTTATTACATGATCGATCCCCTGAAGATCGATCATTTACTTTAGAGATTCTTAACCAGAGATCGGCCAATGTACCATTGTGAGGTGAAACCGGAAATGACGTTTTTgatagcaatttattttaattgctgaataaatacaataatatgatatatatctttcattttaaGTTAAGCGagtaatgaatattaaagcACAATACAATTGTAcctaaaattaagtttataatcagagatattaaaatatagcatAGTTATGGCTAGGTCGGTTAAGttagctatatatttttctctctcacactatatatctttctttcttacacTTCTGTTTTATTACTACACCTCAGGCGACGAAGCCAATCAAAAAACGTTAACGGTTTGGTCAATCTCTAGTTCAGAATCTCTAATGTACTTTTCCCCTACTgcacatatattattgcaacaaATGGCGTTTTCAAATATAGCAAGTTTAATCGCTCTGAGCGATTAATGATGTCATTGCATTATctctgcaaaataaaaatcttgaatttatagtaaaatatagtgaTTAATTGATCTGGATTGGATTAAcctgtttatttaaaaacaccaAAACAGTGTTTACTGGGTATATATTGGTCCGGTTAACTTACAGCTTTCAGTTTTAATCATCTCCACTATCTAATCGcacatagtttttttttactttttgggTAAATTATAGATCATCAAACGTTTTAAAGCATTTGTGACTACTTAACCATTCTGCATTAAATAAACCCTCATTTAATCGATTaaaccaaaaataaaaatgtttggctaatttatttaaaaaatttttattatttaatttaaaaaaaaaagattgaccaACGTTTTAATTGGGCCACCAATCACCACCAAATAATGATCACCAAACAATTATCAAacaattagataatttttaaaaaattcttaaaaaattataatgatccAGCTAACTTTACGGAGCTTGGCCTACTAAGTCTAAATGAACCGAGTTAAAATTAGCAGGGTGACTAACAAAAGCCATATAATTTTGCTCGATCATGTAATGATCTGTATGAAATTGGCCCAccaatattaactttttaataattttctttgccaAATCATTTGTCGGATTAATTACAAGGTTTGTAGGATATTTGtttaagagaaatatcaacaataaaatgtgatgaagttatatttttttaaaatttgtattattgtatgaCACAATCAAAGCGAAATTGATTGTGAATAtccaatcataattaaatcgtTTGTCAGTGCTCGATATCacataagtttataatttttcacgcaAAGCGAGATTCAACGCAAACTGTTCTactagtttttttaataattgagcTCTCGCAGGGAGACAGAACATATTGCTTTTACGCATATACTCTTTTTAATGCCAGTTAAAGGGTCGgtgatgattggccagacttcactcaataataactcttttattaagcgttatagaaaaaaatgatacaggacttttcttctcagtttcatctgctctacctgcacacgacgggtgatgcgattgactccgaacaccctgtatatataagactttatttaaaagaacatattcattgtaaattttattatatgtatacgtatgtattataatattatctatcattgtaagaaaagaaagaaattaattagatagacaaatataataatcgcgaaaacAGTTTGTATCAATATCTGATTTATGACGAAATTTCCTTGTTATCCATATTTTGtagcttatataattttaataattcttcgaatttatctttttgaatATCAGATTTAGCTGGTGGTTTTCCTTGTTGAATTATTCtttgttgaattatttttccatctttGTTTTGCTCTGAATTTAATGGAATATTATTCTCTGATGATTGTGATATTTCTTCCCTCCATTTTGTTAACCAATTATTAAAGACAatctaaaaaagttaaaatatttattgtttttaaataggaACTTTTTGGGTGattgtttaaagaaaaaaatttactttgatgaaatttttgtgAAGAATTATGTGACAAATtagtgaattattaaattaaataattttatatgatataattaaaaatatgatattaattatataatatatgtgtatcttgtaaaatttatctataattaaaaaattggagaTACAAAAActcttatttacattttcatcGTCCTGTTTTTTTTCCGtttgattctttttaaatttcacgtCCATTGCTTTAAATTTATCCATTTCTTTTTCGATTCTACGTTTCATTTGATATTTGGCTATTTGTTGAGCCAATGATCCTAGCTCTCCTCTCATCGCGGCATCAAACATCACCTATttacaaaaaactttttaaatttaatttacgagtTATGTGATATCGATGTATACTGCACGTCAATGATTCATTCTCTCCGAGATAAGCAGTACATAGAAGTATATACACTGTCCAgtgtaattctatatattcccCTTATCTTAGGAAACGAATTATTGAGACACAATGTACAGTGTACAatctaaaatttgcaaaaattcttACGTCACGTCGTTTTTTAGCATCGTTAGATGTACCTATCTCATCTGTCTCAGTTTGTGGACCCAACTCAATGAGGATCTGAAAATCCGCATGTTCACCTAATCGAAAACCTACACCAAGTCTGGAATCGGTTcctgtaaatttaatttgttaaaataagaagcattaataaaaataaacaagtaaACAAATGGTTTCTAGAAGCGAATAGcagatatacagggtgtccgaaaattTGCGCAACATTAAGGAAAGGTAGAAAGTATTATTcggaacagaaaagtcctgttccattttttctataatgcttaataaaagagttattattgagtgaagtctggcctatcatcgccgattttTAGATGGGCGCACAGTGGGTGAGCCGCGTGCCTGGTAATATGCGCGAGCGCTTAGATGTTTACGACGGTTCACCGATGTGCGCCCGGTTGAAGATCAACGATGATAgcccagacttcactcaataataacttttttattaagcgttatagaaaaaaatgtacaggTGCAGGACTTTCCTGTGCAGAATAATACCctctacctttccttaaaTGGTGTTGCACGAATTTTCGGATACCTTGTATATGCAACATATTGAATCAAATTAAACGATTTGGAagaatcttattgttaataaaatagattttactacaaatttctatatacagggtgttcgataataataatcgccccACCGGAAATGTGCAGGTAGAGTGAATTAAACTGAATAGAAaaatcctgtaccattttgcgattttcgcaataattattgagaaattaattaaaaaagatcggccAATGCACGCGAATATTTAGCGCGTTGCGAGAAAGGACGGGCCTCGCGGCATCGCGGTTACTAGGCACGAAGTGAAGGAGGGACCAGAGGAGCGGATAGCAACGTTTACATACGAGCGTCGCAAAATGAATTCtcgtaaatagaaaatattattatgctatTATTATGCTATCATTTCCACTTCTTGCGGTAGATAGATGGCGCCCTTTTTTTAAGTGGTATCCTCAATAGGTCTAATCCACTctcatatttaatgtaataattgttcGAAGTGCCTCCTCCTTCACGTACACAGAGTTCGGCccttcaaataatattacgtgTTGCGCGATACGCCATTTCCGGGGTGATGGTATTAAAAGCTGCGAGAATCACTTCTCGTGCTTCAACTTCTGTACCATCACGCCTGTGCTcgactaaatttttaatatgaccCCATACAAAATAGTCGAGCACATTCAGATCTGGCGACCGCGGCGGCCAAATGATTGGGTCATCTCGACCCATCTATTTGGATAAtgcgcatttaaaaattcgcgTACTTCATGCGAAAAATGCGCACGAGCCCCGTCTTGTTAGTAAATGAGTTCTGTTTTTAGACGAAGAGGAATATCCTCGAGCAGAGCTGGTAAatcattttgaagaaaatttaagtatatttcttcatttaaGCGTGGCCGTAGGAAGTAAGGACCGATCTGAACATCGCCGAGAGAAAGTGATTTGTTAAAgctgcaaaagaaaatttcttagtttaaataaatttattatttacgattcGGTTCGCTGTTATTCCGCCTGTACGTTTATTGTTCACCGATATTGAAACGCACGTTACTCAACGGCGTGCGGGTTTTTTTCCgctcataataaaaaattgcgactATTGAACATACCGTTCGGTGTAAAGGTAGCTTCATCTGTCCATAAAATGCGATCGGggaaaaaatcatttctccGACACTGAGCAAGAAATCCTATGTGTGTTTTcgacaattaatatttgctttttttttaataacgcgagaacattaaaaatactaGAAATACctttacaaaaatagatgCGCTGTTCTAGATCTCTCGCCAAAAGTTGTTGCACTCGTCGATAATGATACGGATGCAATTCGTTCTGCTCTAAAATATGGTGCACTATGTATCGCGAGAGACCAAGCATCTTAGTCACACGGTGTACTGGAAGTTCTCCTCGAATGTTTTCTGGATTCTCTCCTCTTCGTTTACACGATAATGCACCAGGTTTGGTCGATTCAATAGAAAAACTGCTATTTCTCTGGCGCGTCGGATACATCTCAAAATTATCTTATGGTTGCTCACGTTCGGGGAATTGCTTCGCGTAAAGATGAGCCGCAGCACGATCGTTTTCTCCGGCTACTCTGAATacgataattatcttttatgttcaaaatgtaattaaataattataagtaacAATTCATAGTTTTTTTTCAGGGATCAAATTATAAGCATTTGAAACAAATTAAcgtttgtaaaaattcaacagtatttatttgttatcaattttgttttctcttgTTATTTGTTGCCACAACAAGTTGGTGATCAGCATCCGACGTGTATGTGTcgtgaaaaatcttttaaggAATTGTTAAGAAATGACGGAATATTCTGCAAGGGAGTATACCGATATGATTATAGCATACGAAGCAGTCGGAGAAAATGCTCGTGCTGCGGCTCGTCTTTACGCGAAACGGTTCCCTGAGCGTAAGCGATATCCCGACCATAagataattttgagatatatccGACGCGCCCAAGAGACGGGACATCTTCTATTGGATCGGCAAAACGCTGGTACACCGATGCATTATCGTGTAGACGACGAGGAAAGAATTCTGAGAGTGTTCCAGGAAAACCCCCAAAACAGCGTGCGTCGTGTAACTTGGATGCTCGGTCTCTCGAAATACGTGGTGCACCGTGTTCTGCGGCAGAACGGATTGCATCCATATCATTATCAATGAGTGCAATAACTTTTGGCGAGAGATCTAGAACAGCGCATCTATTTTTGTGAAGGTATttctagtatttttattttaatgttcccgcattattgaaaaaaagcaaatattaattgtcgGAAACACACATAGGATTTCTTGCTCAGTGTCggagaaatgattttttccTCGATCGCATTTTATGGACAGATGAAGCCACCTTTACACGGTGTGTTCAAtagttgcaattttttaatatgggCGGAAGAAAACCCGCACGCTGTTCGACAGCGTGCGTTTCAATATCAGTGGACAATAAACGTACAGGCGGGAATAACAGCGAACCgaatcgtaaataataaatttatttaaattaaggaattttcttttgcagCTTTAATAAATCACTTTCTCTCGGCGATTTTCAGATCGATCCTTACTTCCTACCGCCACGcttaaatggaaaaatatacttaaatttttttcaaaatgatttaCCAGCTCTGCTCGAGGATATTCCTCTTCGTCTAAGAACAGAACTCATTTACTAACAAGACGGGGCTCGTGCGCATTTTTCGCATGAAGTACGCGAATTTTTAAAAGCGTATTATCCAAATAGATGGATGGGTTGAGGTGGCCCAATCATTTGGCCGCCGCGGTCGCCAGATCTGAATGTGCTCGACTATTTTGTATGGggtcatattaaaaatttagtcgAGCACAGGCGTGATGGTACAGAAGTTGAAGCACGAGAAGTGATTCTCGCAGCTTTTAATACCATCACCCCGGAAATGGCGTATCGCGCAACACGTAATAATGTCGAAAGGCCGAACTCTG
This portion of the Cataglyphis hispanica isolate Lineage 1 chromosome 10, ULB_Chis1_1.0, whole genome shotgun sequence genome encodes:
- the LOC126852290 gene encoding uncharacterized protein LOC126852290 isoform X1, which gives rise to MTTIVKTVVMRILLLLIFYENATSLIIPEELPTILSLIYSNIAPIKKGTDSRLGVGFRLGEHADFQILIELGPQTETDEIGTSNDAKKRRDVMFDAAMRGELGSLAQQIAKYQMKRRIEKEMDKFKAMDVKFKKNQTEKKQDDENIVFNNWLTKWREEISQSSENNIPLNSEQNKDGKIIQQRIIQQGKPPAKSDIQKDKFEELLKLYKLQNMDNKEISS
- the LOC126852290 gene encoding uncharacterized protein LOC126852290 isoform X2, producing MYATSLIIPEELPTILSLIYSNIAPIKKGTDSRLGVGFRLGEHADFQILIELGPQTETDEIGTSNDAKKRRDVMFDAAMRGELGSLAQQIAKYQMKRRIEKEMDKFKAMDVKFKKNQTEKKQDDENIVFNNWLTKWREEISQSSENNIPLNSEQNKDGKIIQQRIIQQGKPPAKSDIQKDKFEELLKLYKLQNMDNKEISS